The Pararge aegeria chromosome 21, ilParAegt1.1, whole genome shotgun sequence genomic sequence aacTCCCTTCGCCACGAACCTTCCACAACATTATGACCAGCGTCTTCTAAATCAAATGTGGTATTTGGTGTATACCTCGCGGTTGAAGTTGTATTACGTCTCAggaaattatgtaggtacacgCAAGCCATTACAACTAATTCAGCATTTACTGGACGTAATGGGATAGCTTTACGAAATACGCGAAACACTACAGACATAATgccaaaaacattttcaacaatTCTTCTTGCTCTTGACAGCCTGTAGTTGAAAATCCGCTTTAAGCTTCCCTTTTCATGAATGCCGGGGTAGGGCCTCATCATGTTTTCAGAAAGTGCAAATGCACTATCTCCCACTAGAACGTATGGTATTTTCGGACCACCTTGGACCAGTGGCTCAGGATCTGGTAAATTCAGTTGCTCTTCATTAAGTGCTTTATAAAATGTAGTCTCCTGGAATACTCCACTGTCAGACGACTTCCCTTTTGCACCacaattaacatatacaaagttATACTCAGCATCCACAATTGCTAAGAGAACTAAGCTAAAATTctctttgtaattataataatcactGCCAGAATTGGGTGGCGCTTCTAGTAACACATGCTTTCCATCTATCGCTCCGATGCAGTGAGGAAAATtccataatatttcaaaattacgaGATTTCTCTTTCCATTCATTTACATCGGTTGGCGTCTGAAATacaagaataatattaataaattaacatacaatattaagtatcaatataaaatttaaaataccaataTAGTTTACCGTAACCCTTACTTACGGTAAACGTTTATGGTATTATTACTGTAAGTAAGGGTACAtgagattaaataatattaaatacttactttaacaAAAGAATTTAATGCCTTTATCAATTCTTTGCAAACTTCTGGTATAGTATGACAAATTACTGATTTTGACACTCTAAAAGTATAGGACAATGAACCATAACTATCGCCAGTTGCCAAGTATCTCAATGTTATAGCGAGTCTGATGTGAGGGTCGATAGATTTCCGAAACTTTGTATCTTGCTTGACTACGGCCGGCCCaaccatatttaaaagtatcTCAAAATCGGTTCTAGACATTCTAGTAAAATTTTCGAAAGATCCATCGCGCATTCGAAGACTGGTTATTAAACTTGAACTTTCCCTTTGGAGCAAATATTCCCGGACCCACCACctcttttttttacgttttgctAATGTCTTCCGAATAATTATGTAAGCTGCACTGAACAACACTACTTCCTCGGGCGACATACTGATCACGACTGGCCAATGTGAACGAGTCATATGTCGCGGGACATTGTCCCACAACTTTTGCAGAGACAACTACGTGAATGTCGAGCGACAAGTATCTGCGACATGTCGCCTAGTGAAAATGCGCcttaaggagactgatggcggcgccacacagtggcgttatgtctctataaaagtggtggtcttttattatgttatttattaatggtattatttttttaatatcatatcaatattgtaccccgcacaggggggaggtacgggtaggtagtgacgaaaaataacgatacgggactcttacgaggtctcgcaatcggaattagtacactttaaatattttaacgaggtaaaatttaagggcattgagggtctggtgccagtggtggttgattagatccacacactatactttttataattatgtggcgttatgtctctataaaagtggtggtcttttattatgttatttattaatggtatttttttaatatcatatcaatattgtaccccgcacggggggaggtaagggggtaggtagtgacgaaaaataacgatacgggactcttacgaggtctcgtaatcggaatgagtttctgcgactaccattgtttgtcgcgggtaacggggaatcagggttcgattccggtgagggagcctgagaaactgctaccacatccaaggaaggcagcaggcgcgcaaattacccactccctgcacggggggggaggtacgggtaggtagtgacgaaaaataacgatacgggactcttacgaggtctcgtcatcgaataatcaatacgcgaactgcccacacacttgtaaatatagacgcgcaagatcgttacacgaaccgcttaccattttaatagaaaactactatgcaaacacacataacatatacgcaataagggaactttaaattggagattttaccctaccacacccgtctgtctcattctgaaaactattcaaaataattgctatttttcattctcattcaaatataaataatagtaaataatatataatttttgactgaactgaacccaagtgcccggcctgtggccgggcacccctcgtattcatgttctaacctaacctaacctaaatctagttttgacacctttagactttagattcaagattgaatgtgaatatatgcattaataaaaactcattactattttaatactagttatgctgctgttgatgcactgatgaaagccagatagctagatcagtgtttagttagtcgtagttgccggtgggctgaggtctaaaggaatccaaactagttttaaaaggtttggataggttaggttaggttagaacatgaaaaagacgggtgcccggccgcaggccggtcacttaggttcagttccgtttaaaaaataaaaaaaacaaaaaacaaaacgtaccaatacatagtactcttattcatattaaaagatattgtaaaataacaattattttaatttttttttttttttttttttcacttacacattaggcccgtcgcgccgcgccactactatatggggcgaaggtgcgaagtcgacggcgacgacaaagtaccgagtctaaggagactgatggcggcgccacacagtggcgttatgtctctataaaagtggtggtcttttattatgttatttattaatggtattatttttttaatatcatatcaatattgtaccccgcacaggggggaggtacgggtaggtagtgacgaaaaataacgatacgggactcttacgaggtctcgcaatcggaatgagtacactttaaatattttaacgaggtaaaatttaagggcattgagggtctggtgccagtggtggttgattagatccacacactatactttttataattatgtggcgttatgtctctataaaagtggtggtcttttattatgttatttattaatggtatttttttaatatcatatcaatattgtaccccgcacggggggaggtaagggggtaggtagtgacgaaaaataacgatacgggactcttacgaggtctcgtaatcggaatgagtttctgcgactaccattgtttgtcgcgggtaacggggaatcggggttcgattccggtgagggagcctgagaaactgctaccacatccaaggaaggcagcaggcgcgcaaattacccactccctgcacggggggggaggtacgggtaggtagtgacgaaaaataacgatacgggactcttacgaggtctcgtcatcgaataatcaatacgcgaactgcccacacacttgtaaatatagacgcgcaagatcgttacacgaaccgcttaccattttaatagaaaactactatgcaaacacacataacatatacgcaataagggaactttaaattgaagattttaccctaccacacccgtctgtctcattctgaaaactattcaaaataattgctatttttcattctcattcaaatataaataatagtaaataatatataatttttgactgaactgaacccaagtgcccggcctgtggccgggcacccctcgtattcatgttctaacctaacctaacctaaatctagttttgacacctttagactttagattcaagattgaatgtgaatatatgcattaataaaaactcattactattttaatactagttatgctgctgttgatgcactgatgaaagccagatagctagatcagtgtttagttagtcgtagttgccggtgggctgaggtctaaaggaatccaaactagttttaaaaggtttggataggttaggttaggttagaacatgaaaaagacgggtgcccggccgcaggccggtcacttaggttcagttccgtttaaaaaataaaaaaaacaaaaaacaaaacgtaccaatacaaagtactcttattcatattaaaagatattgtaaaataacaattattttaatttttttttttttttttttcacttacacattaggcccgtcgcgccgcgccactactatatggggcgaaggtgcgaagtcgacggcgacgacaaagtaccgagtctaaggagactgatggcggcgccacacagtggcgttatgtctctataaaagtggtggtcttttattatgttatttattaacggtattattttttttatatcatatcaatattgtaccccgcacaggggggaggtacgggtaggtagtgacgaaaaataacgatacgggactcttacgaggtctcgcaatcggaatgagtacactttaaatattttaacgaggtaaaatttaagggcattgagggtctggtgccagtggtggttgattagatccacacactatactttttataattatgtggcgttatgtctctataaaagtggtggtcttttattatgttatttattaatggtatttttttaatatcatatcaatattgtaccccgcacggggggaggtaagggggtaggtagtgacgaaaaataacgatacgggactcttacgaggtctcgtaatcggaatgagtttctgcgactaccattgtttgtcgcgggtaacggggaatcagggttcgattccggtgagggagcctgagaaactgctaccacatccaaggaaggcagcaggcgcgcaaattacccactccctgcacgggggggggggaggtacgggtaggtagtgacgaaaaataacgatacgggactcttacgaggtctcgtcatcgaataatcaatacgcgaactgcccacacacttgtaaatatagacgcgcaagatcgttacacgaaccgcttaccattttaatagaaaactactatgcaaacacacataacatatacgcaataagggaactttaaattggagattttaccctaccacacccgtctgtctcattctgaaaactattcaaaataattgctatttttcattctcattcaaatataaataatagtaaataatatataatttttgactgaactgaacccaagtgcccggcctgtggccgggcacccctcgtattcatgttctaacctaacctaacctaaatctagttttgacacctttagactttagattcaagattgaatgtgaatatatgcattaataaaaactcattactattttaatactagttatgctgctgttgatgcactgatgaaagccagatagctagatcagtgtttagttagtcgtagttgccggtgggctgaggtctaaaggaatccaaactagttttaaaaggtttggataggttaggttaggttagaacatgaaaaagacgggtgcccggccgcaggccggtcacttaggttcagttccgtttaaaaaataaaaaaaacaaaaaacaaaacgtaccaatacaaagtactcttattcatattaaaagatattgtaaaataacaattattttaatttttttttttttttttttcacttacacattaggcccgtcgcgccgcgccactactatatggggcgaaggtgcgaagtcgacggcgacgacaaagtaccgagtctaaggagactgatggcggcgccacacagtggcgttatgtctctataaaagtggtggtcttttattatgttatttattaatggtattatttttttaatatcatatcaatattgtaccccgcacaggggggaggtacgggtaggtagtgacgaaaaataacgatacgggactcttacgaggtctcgcaatcggaatgagtacactttaaatattttaacgaggtaaaatttaagggcattgagggtctggtgccagtggtggttgattagatccacacactatactttttataattatgtggcgttatgtctctataaaagtggtggtcttttattatgttatttattaatggtatttttttaatatcatatcaatattgtaccccgcacggggggaggtaagggggtaggtagtgacgaaaaataacgatacgggactcttacgaggtctcgtaatcggaatgagtttctgcgactaccattgtttgtcgcgggtaacggggaatcagggttcgattccggtgagggagcctgagaaactgctaccacatccaaggaaggcagcaggcgcgcaaattacccactccctgcacgggggggggaggtacgggtaggtagtgacgaaaaataacgatacgggactcttacgaggtctcgtcatcgaataatcaatacgcgaactgcccacacacttgtaaatatagacgcgcaagatcgttacacgaaccgcttaccattttaatagaaaactactatgcaaacacacataacatatacgcaataagggaactttaaattggagattttaccctaccacacccgtctgtctcattctgaaaactattcaaaataattgctatttttcattctcattcaaatataaataatagtaaataatatataatttttgactgaactgaacccaagtgcccggcctgtggccgggcacccctcgtattcatgttctaacctaacctaacctaaatctagttttgacacctttagactttagattcaagattgaatgtgaatatatgcattaataaaaactcattactattttaatactagttatgctgctgttgatgcactgatgaaagccagatagctagatcagtgtttagttagtcgtagttgccggtgggctgaggtctaaaggaatccaaactagttttaaaaggtttggataggttaggttaggttagaacatgaaaaagacgggtgcccggccgcaggccggtcacttaggttcagttccgtttaaaaaataaaaaaaacaaaaaacaaaacgtaccaatacaaagtactcttattcatattaaaagatattgtaaaataacaattattttaatttttttttttttttttttttcactttcacattaggcccgtcgcgccgcgccactactatatggggcgaaggtgcgaagtcgacggcgacgacaaagtaccgagtctaaggagactgatggcggcgccacacagtggcgttatgtctctataaaagtggtggtcttttattatgttatttattaatggtattatttttttaatatcatatcaatattgtaccccgcacaggggggaggtacgggtaggtagtgacgaaaaataacgatacgggactcttacgaggtctcgcaatcggaatgagtacactttaaatattttaacgaggtaaaatttaagggcattgagggtctggtgccagtggtggttgattagatccacacactatactttttataattatgtggcgttatgtctctataaaagtggtggtcttttattatgttatttattaatggtatttttttaatatcatatcaatattgtaccccgcacggggggaggtaagggggtaggtagtgacgaaaaataacgatacgggactcttacgaggtctcgtaatcggaatgagtttctgcgactaccattgtttgtcgcgggtaacggggaatcagggttcgattccggtgagggagcctgagaaactgctaccacatccaaggaaggcagcaggcgcgcaaattacccactccctgcacggggggggaggtacgggtaggtagtgacgaaaaataacgatacgggactcttacgaggtctcgtcatcgaataatcaatacgcgaactgcccacacacttgtaaatatagacgcgcaagatcgttacacgaaccgcttaccattttaatagtaaactactatgcaaacacacataacatatacgcaataagggaactttaaattggagattttaccctaccacacccgtctgtctcattctgaaaactattcaaaataattgctatttttcattctcattcaaatataaataatagtaaataatatataatttttgactgaactgaacccaagtgcccggcctgtggccgggcacccctcgtattcatgttctaacctaacctaacctaaatctagttttgacacctttagactttagattcaagattgaatgtgaatatatgcattaataaaaactcattactattttaatactagttatgctgctgttgatgcactgatgaaagccagatagctagatcagtgtttagttagtcgtagttgccggtgggctgaggtctaaaggaatccaaactagttttaaaaggtttggataggttaggttaggttagaacatgaaaaagacgggtgcccggccgcaggccggtcacttaggttcagttccgtttaaaaaataaaaaaaacaaaaaacaaaacgtaccaatacaaagtactcttattcatattaaaagatattgtaaaataacaattattttaatttttttttttttttttttcacttacacattaggcccgtcgcgccgcgccactactatatggggcgaaggtgcgaagtcgacggcgacgacaaagtaccgagtctaaggagactgatggcggcgccacacagtggcgttatgtctctataaaagtggtggtcttttattatgttatttattaatggtatttttttaatatcatatcaatattgtaccccgcacggggggaggtaagggggtaggtagtgacgaaaaataacgatacgggactcttacgaggtctcgtaatcggaatgagtttctgcgactaccattgtttgtcgcgggtaacggggaatcagggttcgattccggtgagggagcctgagaaactgctaccacatccaaggaaggcagcaggcgcgcaaattacccactccctgcacggggggggaggtacgggtaggtagtgacgaaaaataacgatacgggactcttacgaggtctcgtcatcgaataatcaatacgcgaactgcccacacacttgtaaatatagacgcgcaagatcgttacacgaaccgcttaccattttaatagtaaactactatgcaaacacacataacatatacgcaataagggaactttaaattggagattttaccctaccacacccgtctgtctcattctgaaaactattcaaaataattgctatttttcattctcattcaaatataaataatagtaaataatatataatttttgactgaactgaacccaagtgcccggcctgtggccgggcacccctcgtattcatgttataacctaacctaacctaaatctagttttgacacctttagactttagattcaagattgaatgtgaatatatgcattaataaaaactcattactattttaatactagttatgctgctgttgatgcactgatgaaagccagatagctagatcagtgtttagttagtcgtagttgccggtgggctgaggtctaaaggaatccaaactagttttaaaaggtttggataggttaggttaggttagaacatgaaaaagacgggtgcccggccgcaggccggtcacttaggttcagttccgtttaaaaaataaaaaaaacaaaaaacaaaacgtaccaatacaaagtactcttattcatattaaaagatattgtaaaataacaattattttaatttttttttttttttttttcacttacacattaggcccgtcgcgccgcgccactactatatggggcgaaggtgcgaagtcgacggcgacgacaaagtaccgagtctaaggagactgatggcggcgccacacagtggcgttatgtctctataaaagtggtggtcttttattatgttatttattaatggtattatttttttaatatcatatcaatattgtaccccgcacaggggggaggtacgggtaggtagtgacgaaaaataacgatacgggactcttacgaggtctcgcaatcggaatgagtacactttaaatattttaacgaggtaaaatttaagggcattgagggtctggtgccagtggtggttgattagatccacacactatactttttataattatgtggcgttatgtctctataaaattggtggtcttttattatgttatttattaatggtatttttttaatatcata encodes the following:
- the LOC120633266 gene encoding protein ANTAGONIST OF LIKE HETEROCHROMATIN PROTEIN 1-like, with product MTRSHWPVVISMSPEEVVLFSAAYIIIRKTLAKRKKKRWWVREYLLQRESSSLITSLRMRDGSFENFTRMSRTDFEILLNMVGPAVVKQDTKFRKSIDPHIRLAITLRYLATGDSYGSLSYTFRVSKSVICHTIPEVCKELIKALNSFVKTPTDVNEWKEKSRNFEILWNFPHCIGAIDGKHVLLEAPPNSGSDYYNYKENFSLVLLAIVDAEYNFVYVNCGAKGKSSDSGVFQETTFYKALNEEQLNLPDPEPLVQGGPKIPYVLVGDSAFALSENMMRPYPGIHEKGSLKRIFNYRLSRARRIVENVFGIMSVVFRVFRKAIPLRPVNAELVVMACVYLHNFLRRNTTSTARYTPNTTFDLEDAGHNVVEGSWRRELTNNNMRNLSRQGRPPPQSAQTIRNLFAEYFCSAQGSVPWQTIQS